A region of Streptomyces sp. TG1A-60 DNA encodes the following proteins:
- a CDS encoding ABC transporter ATP-binding protein, with translation MSVPPAGSLLVAADLRKAYGPTTALDGAEFSIHPGEIVAVMGPSGSGKSTLLHCLAGIVPPDSGSITYDGREMATMNDARRSALRRSEFGFVFQFGQLVPELTCAENVALPLRLNGASRKESERTALGWMERLEVDDLARKRPGEVSGGQGQRVAVARALVTNPRVLFADEPTGALDSLNGERVMELLTEAARSTNAAVVLVTHEARVAAYSDREIVVRDGRSRDMERVV, from the coding sequence ATGAGCGTGCCTCCCGCCGGCTCCCTGCTCGTCGCGGCCGACCTGCGCAAGGCCTACGGCCCGACGACCGCGCTGGACGGCGCCGAGTTCTCGATCCACCCCGGCGAGATCGTCGCGGTGATGGGCCCCTCCGGCTCCGGCAAGTCGACGCTGCTGCACTGCCTCGCCGGGATCGTGCCGCCCGACTCGGGCTCGATCACCTACGACGGCCGCGAGATGGCCACCATGAACGACGCCCGGCGCAGCGCGCTCCGGCGCAGCGAGTTCGGGTTCGTCTTCCAGTTCGGCCAGCTCGTGCCCGAGCTGACGTGTGCGGAGAACGTGGCGCTGCCGCTCAGGCTGAACGGCGCCTCCCGCAAGGAGTCCGAGCGGACCGCCCTCGGCTGGATGGAGCGCCTGGAGGTCGACGACCTCGCCCGCAAGCGTCCCGGTGAGGTCTCCGGCGGCCAGGGGCAGCGGGTCGCCGTCGCCCGGGCGCTGGTCACCAACCCGCGGGTGCTCTTCGCGGACGAGCCCACCGGCGCGCTCGACTCGCTCAACGGCGAGCGCGTGATGGAGCTGCTCACCGAGGCCGCCCGGTCCACCAACGCCGCCGTCGTCCTCGTCACGCACGAGGCGCGGGTGGCCGCGTACTCCGACCGGGAGATCGTCGTACGGGACGGCAGGTCGCGGGACATGGAGCGCGTCGTATGA
- a CDS encoding DUF402 domain-containing protein, with the protein MADDGVVRRVEAGGSAGFWEPGSRILWRYRENAGEGFHIARPVTVVRDDEDLLAVWLASGTECVKPVMADGTSVQAEPLASRYKKPRDVRRGRWFGTGVLKLARPGEPWSVWLFWEPGWHFKNWYVNLESPLARWDGGVDSEDHFLDICVYPDRSWEWRDEDEFAQAQLDGLMGAQAAERVREAGRAAVETIRAWGPPFTDGWQDWRPNPAWGVPSLPDDWDRTPARLSS; encoded by the coding sequence ATGGCAGACGACGGAGTGGTGAGACGGGTGGAAGCGGGCGGGTCGGCGGGGTTCTGGGAGCCCGGAAGCCGGATCCTGTGGCGTTACCGGGAGAACGCCGGCGAGGGCTTCCACATCGCGCGGCCCGTCACCGTGGTCCGTGACGACGAGGACCTGCTGGCCGTGTGGCTCGCCTCCGGCACCGAATGTGTGAAGCCCGTGATGGCGGACGGCACTTCGGTGCAAGCCGAGCCGCTGGCGTCCCGGTACAAGAAGCCGCGTGACGTGCGGCGCGGCCGGTGGTTCGGCACCGGGGTGCTGAAGCTGGCGCGGCCGGGCGAGCCGTGGTCGGTGTGGCTGTTCTGGGAGCCGGGTTGGCATTTCAAGAACTGGTACGTCAACCTGGAGTCGCCGCTGGCCCGTTGGGACGGCGGCGTGGACTCCGAGGACCACTTCCTGGACATCTGTGTGTACCCGGACCGGTCCTGGGAATGGCGGGACGAGGACGAGTTCGCGCAGGCTCAGCTGGACGGCCTGATGGGTGCTCAGGCGGCCGAGCGGGTGCGGGAGGCGGGACGGGCCGCCGTGGAGACGATCCGCGCGTGGGGCCCGCCGTTCACGGACGGCTGGCAGGACTGGCGCCCGAATCCGGCATGGGGGGTACCGTCTCTCCCGGACGACTGGGACCGTACGCCCGCGCGCTTGTCCTCATGA
- a CDS encoding ABC transporter permease, translating to MSSPAVRQWYRDLAMGVRFTFTGGREGWVRAVLTAVGVGLGVALLLLTAALPNAMATRGAREEARRDLGLVYYADDIRSKPSDKSLVVADTDTEYRHREIRGRLLEPEGVHAPLPPGVGKFPAPGEMVVSPALSELLKADAGELLRDRLPYETVGTIGEAGLIGSGELAYYAGADGLAQRIDGSVVARIEKFGTSMVERPEEEVDPVLLLLTLVVFVVLLMPVAVFIATAVRFGGERRDRRLAALRLVGSDGRMTRRIAAGEALAGAVLGLLFGTGFFLLGREVAGSVEVFDISVFPSYLNPSPSLALLVALAVPAAAVLVTLFALRGVVIEPLGVVRTARPARRRLWWRLLPPLGGLAMLYPMVGQGSQNGKFNEYMVAGGVILLLFGITALLPWVVEAFVARLGSGAVSWQLAVRRLQLSSGSAARMVNGIAVAVAGAIALQMLFAGMESRYTSSTGLDTSRAQMQLVLPQDLSVSAADKELKRARGAATTTALSTTTVAPGPEDPEETTEVTVGDCAALRELATIPSCRDGDVFVTSAPVDPSVADLAAPGRTLYFDPSYGPEDPGAEIAWKVPAEVKRVSERADSLQTGMSGLMATPGALPTKTEPLLHGTVYVRTDPAVPNALDEVRNAAVAVDPLIRTWEWESTRRVDQFASIRTGLLVGATAVLVLIGASLLVSQLEQLRERRKLLSALVAFGTRRRTLALSVLWQTAIPITLGLVLASAVGLTLGAVLLRMTNVEVAVDWPSMLSMTGIGAGIVVLVTALSMPPLLRMMRPEGLRTE from the coding sequence ATGAGCTCTCCTGCCGTCCGCCAGTGGTACCGGGACCTGGCGATGGGGGTCCGGTTCACCTTCACCGGGGGCCGCGAGGGCTGGGTGCGCGCCGTGCTCACCGCGGTCGGCGTCGGCCTCGGGGTGGCGCTGCTGCTGCTCACCGCGGCGCTGCCGAACGCGATGGCCACGCGGGGGGCCCGGGAGGAGGCCCGGCGGGACCTGGGGCTCGTCTACTACGCGGACGACATCAGGTCCAAGCCGTCCGACAAGAGCCTGGTCGTCGCCGACACCGACACCGAGTACCGGCACCGGGAGATCCGGGGACGGCTCCTCGAACCCGAGGGCGTTCACGCGCCACTGCCGCCGGGGGTCGGGAAGTTCCCCGCGCCGGGCGAGATGGTCGTCTCCCCCGCCCTCTCCGAGCTGCTGAAGGCGGACGCCGGGGAACTGCTGCGCGACCGGCTGCCGTACGAGACGGTGGGCACCATCGGCGAGGCCGGGCTGATCGGCTCGGGCGAACTGGCCTACTACGCCGGCGCCGACGGGCTCGCCCAGCGGATCGACGGCTCGGTGGTGGCCCGCATCGAGAAGTTCGGGACGTCCATGGTCGAGCGGCCGGAGGAGGAGGTGGACCCGGTCCTGCTGCTGCTCACGCTGGTCGTCTTCGTGGTGCTGCTGATGCCGGTCGCCGTCTTCATCGCCACGGCCGTACGGTTCGGCGGCGAGCGGCGCGACCGCAGACTGGCGGCGCTGCGGCTGGTCGGCTCCGACGGACGGATGACTCGGCGGATCGCGGCGGGCGAGGCCCTCGCGGGCGCCGTGCTGGGACTGCTCTTCGGCACCGGGTTCTTCCTGCTCGGCAGGGAGGTCGCCGGCTCGGTCGAGGTGTTCGACATCAGCGTGTTCCCGAGCTATCTCAACCCCTCCCCCAGCCTCGCCCTGCTGGTGGCGCTCGCGGTCCCGGCCGCCGCCGTCCTCGTCACCCTGTTCGCGCTGCGCGGCGTCGTCATCGAACCGCTCGGCGTGGTCCGCACGGCCAGGCCCGCGCGGCGCAGGCTCTGGTGGCGGCTGCTGCCGCCGCTCGGCGGTCTCGCCATGCTCTACCCGATGGTCGGCCAGGGGTCGCAGAACGGGAAGTTCAACGAGTACATGGTGGCCGGCGGTGTCATCCTGCTGCTCTTCGGCATCACCGCGCTGCTGCCGTGGGTCGTCGAGGCTTTCGTGGCCCGGCTGGGCTCCGGCGCCGTCTCCTGGCAACTGGCCGTCCGCAGGCTCCAGTTGAGCAGCGGCTCGGCGGCCCGCATGGTCAACGGCATCGCGGTGGCGGTGGCCGGCGCGATCGCCCTGCAGATGCTGTTCGCCGGGATGGAGAGCAGATACACCAGCTCGACCGGGCTGGACACCAGCCGTGCCCAGATGCAGCTCGTCCTGCCGCAGGACCTCTCGGTGAGCGCCGCCGACAAGGAGCTGAAGCGGGCCAGGGGCGCGGCGACCACCACGGCGCTGTCCACCACGACGGTCGCCCCAGGCCCCGAGGACCCCGAGGAGACGACGGAGGTGACCGTCGGCGACTGCGCCGCGCTGCGCGAACTCGCGACGATCCCCTCGTGCCGGGACGGCGACGTCTTCGTCACGAGCGCTCCGGTGGACCCGAGCGTGGCGGACCTCGCCGCCCCCGGCCGAACGCTGTACTTCGACCCGTCCTACGGCCCGGAGGATCCGGGCGCCGAGATCGCCTGGAAGGTGCCGGCCGAGGTGAAGCGGGTGTCCGAGCGTGCCGATTCACTGCAGACCGGGATGTCGGGGCTGATGGCGACCCCGGGTGCCCTGCCCACGAAGACGGAGCCGCTGCTGCACGGCACCGTCTACGTACGGACGGACCCCGCGGTTCCGAACGCGCTCGACGAGGTGCGCAACGCGGCCGTGGCGGTCGATCCGCTCATCAGGACCTGGGAGTGGGAGTCGACCAGGCGGGTGGACCAGTTCGCGAGCATCCGCACCGGCCTGCTGGTCGGCGCGACCGCCGTCCTCGTCCTCATCGGCGCGAGCCTGCTCGTCTCCCAGCTGGAGCAGCTCCGCGAGCGCAGGAAGCTCCTGTCGGCGCTGGTCGCCTTCGGCACCCGGCGTCGCACGCTCGCTCTGTCCGTGCTGTGGCAGACGGCGATCCCGATCACGCTGGGCCTCGTCCTCGCCTCGGCGGTCGGCCTGACCCTGGGCGCGGTCCTGTTGAGGATGACGAACGTCGAGGTGGCCGTGGACTGGCCGAGCATGCTGTCGATGACGGGCATCGGCGCGGGCATCGTCGTCCTGGTGACGGCGCTGAGCATGCCGCCGCTGCTGCGGATGATGCGGCCGGAAGGGCTGCGCACGGAGTAG
- a CDS encoding transglycosylase domain-containing protein, with product MGRAEERRARQRGGRRAAPRRSSGGGAEAGTTTVIGGPEGGGRAAARAAAKGGGKKPQKSFIRRLFTWKKVLGTFFGFCLLAMGAFVVLYMMIDIPKGNPQATQESNIYKYSNDKILARAGTTNREIVELDKVPKEVQLTFVAAENKTFYSDPGVDFKGMTRGLINTLSGKGKQGGSTITQQYVKNFYLTSDQTVTRKLNELVISLKLERTKTKDYILAGYINTSYYGRGAWGIQAAAQAYYRKDAKDLTVQEGAYLAALLQAPSQYDLSTATPTGRKLVTARWNYVLDNMVEMKELDASERAGMKLPKPKEPQSAPDMEGQNGYLVTAANAQLARQLVAENRASDAEDARTLIEAGGWTVTLNINPKKQAALEKAVKERLTGKLDPKKRKVDNHIQAGAVSVDPKTGKVVAMYGGVDYVKHFTNNAMRRDYQPASTFKPVILAAAVDGAAETQDGDPITASTVYDGDSGHKVMDNGTAVGFNPPNEDDVDYGDVTVQTAMNKSINSVFAQMGVDVGMEKVMEVAGKLGMDTEGMEAVPAQTLGSMGASPLEMAGIYATLDNHGKKVTPTIVASAEHREGAIKFADPIGEQVITREAADTVTSVLTGVVDDGTAKTSVRDNPARDGQQVAGKTGTSDENRSAWFTGYTPKLVTSVGLFGEDMSKNGKHVPMYGAAGVERVNGGGFPAQIWATYTFGVMGKITEFDLETTQGAAVEPTETPTPSATPSQTPSETPTTEEPTTEAPTTPETTPEETPQTTPVETPQTTPGTTPPDDGDNIELPTDPNEPQSDE from the coding sequence ATGGGACGAGCGGAAGAAAGACGAGCGCGGCAGCGCGGCGGTCGCCGCGCGGCGCCCAGGCGCTCGTCCGGCGGCGGCGCGGAAGCCGGGACGACGACCGTCATAGGCGGGCCCGAGGGCGGGGGCCGGGCGGCGGCCAGGGCCGCGGCCAAGGGCGGCGGCAAGAAACCACAGAAGAGCTTCATACGCCGCCTCTTCACCTGGAAGAAGGTCCTCGGCACGTTCTTCGGCTTCTGCCTGCTCGCCATGGGTGCCTTCGTCGTGCTGTACATGATGATCGACATCCCCAAGGGGAACCCTCAGGCGACCCAGGAAAGCAACATCTACAAGTACTCCAACGACAAGATCCTCGCCCGCGCGGGCACGACCAACCGCGAGATCGTCGAGCTCGACAAGGTCCCCAAGGAAGTCCAGCTGACCTTCGTCGCCGCCGAGAACAAGACCTTCTACTCGGACCCCGGCGTCGACTTCAAGGGCATGACCCGAGGTCTGATCAACACCCTGTCCGGCAAGGGCAAGCAGGGCGGCTCGACGATCACCCAGCAGTACGTCAAGAACTTCTACCTGACGTCGGACCAGACGGTGACCCGCAAGCTCAACGAGCTGGTCATCTCCCTGAAGCTGGAGCGCACCAAGACCAAGGACTACATCCTCGCGGGCTACATCAACACCAGCTACTACGGCCGCGGCGCCTGGGGCATCCAGGCCGCCGCCCAGGCGTACTACCGCAAGGACGCCAAGGACCTCACCGTCCAGGAGGGCGCCTACCTCGCCGCGCTGCTCCAGGCCCCCAGCCAGTACGACCTGTCCACCGCCACCCCGACCGGCAGGAAACTGGTCACGGCGCGCTGGAACTACGTGCTGGACAACATGGTCGAGATGAAGGAGCTGGACGCCTCGGAGCGGGCGGGCATGAAGCTCCCCAAGCCGAAGGAGCCCCAGTCCGCCCCGGACATGGAGGGCCAGAACGGCTACCTGGTGACCGCTGCCAACGCCCAGCTGGCCAGGCAGCTCGTGGCCGAGAACAGGGCGTCCGACGCCGAGGACGCCCGGACACTCATCGAGGCGGGCGGCTGGACCGTCACGCTGAACATCAACCCGAAGAAGCAGGCCGCGCTGGAGAAGGCCGTCAAGGAACGGCTCACCGGCAAGCTGGACCCGAAGAAGCGCAAGGTCGACAACCACATCCAGGCCGGCGCGGTCTCCGTCGACCCGAAGACCGGCAAGGTCGTCGCCATGTACGGCGGCGTCGACTACGTGAAGCACTTCACGAACAACGCCATGCGCCGGGACTACCAGCCCGCCTCGACCTTCAAGCCGGTGATTCTCGCCGCGGCCGTCGACGGGGCGGCCGAGACGCAGGACGGCGACCCGATCACCGCCAGCACGGTCTACGACGGTGACAGCGGGCACAAGGTCATGGACAACGGCACCGCGGTCGGATTCAACCCGCCGAACGAGGACGACGTCGACTACGGCGACGTCACCGTGCAGACGGCCATGAACAAGTCCATCAACTCCGTCTTCGCCCAGATGGGCGTCGACGTGGGCATGGAGAAGGTCATGGAGGTCGCCGGGAAGCTCGGCATGGACACCGAGGGCATGGAGGCGGTTCCCGCCCAGACTCTCGGCTCCATGGGTGCCAGCCCGCTGGAGATGGCCGGCATCTACGCCACCCTCGACAACCACGGCAAGAAGGTCACCCCGACCATCGTCGCCTCGGCCGAGCACCGGGAAGGCGCGATCAAGTTCGCCGATCCGATCGGCGAGCAGGTCATCACCCGCGAGGCCGCCGACACCGTCACCTCGGTCCTCACCGGCGTGGTGGACGACGGTACGGCCAAGACATCCGTCCGCGACAACCCCGCCCGCGACGGGCAGCAGGTCGCCGGCAAGACGGGTACCTCCGACGAGAACCGTTCCGCCTGGTTCACCGGCTACACGCCGAAGCTCGTGACCTCCGTCGGTCTCTTCGGCGAGGACATGAGCAAGAACGGCAAGCACGTCCCGATGTACGGCGCGGCCGGGGTCGAACGCGTCAACGGCGGTGGCTTCCCCGCCCAGATCTGGGCCACGTACACCTTCGGCGTCATGGGGAAGATCACCGAGTTCGACCTGGAGACCACCCAGGGCGCCGCGGTGGAGCCCACCGAGACCCCCACTCCATCGGCCACCCCGAGCCAGACCCCGTCCGAGACCCCCACCACGGAAGAGCCGACGACCGAGGCCCCGACGACCCCGGAGACGACGCCGGAGGAGACCCCGCAGACGACCCCGGTGGAGACCCCGCAGACGACCCCGGGGACGACCCCGCCCGACGACGGCGACAACATCGAACTACCGACGGATCCGAACGAGCCACAGTCCGACGAGTAG
- a CDS encoding SpoIIE family protein phosphatase — MDSTRVTEHPTSHERPQSGAGPTDPRGALLRTQEPSRTAPAPALPAQARMGDAAAEPGTATPCAKSGQAGQAPSEHAQPTLSEHSQPASAESDPHRPRPAPETIPAQPGGEGDRSGGTGGGLERRGGQGVPPGAPMPMRRDGDRLRFVGAATRRIARGIDLDEIVMGLCRATVPTFSDAILVYLREPLPVGDERPTGPMVLRLRRTDRIPEERDTEGGFMPVFQPEPVDLAVVTAEQCEVRPGGALAEVLRGVRPVFADAPAAHDALPELLGPDAELTVPTGQRAILAPLRGRRRVIGAAVFLRRPERMAFEQDDLLVAAQLATHSALGIDKAVLYGREAYIADELQRTMLPEALPRCTGVRLAHRYLPAAETARVGGDWYDAIPLPGSRVALVVGDVMGHSMTSAAIMGQLRTTAQTLAGLDLPPQEVLHHLDEQAQRLGTDRMATCLYAVYDPVTHRITIANAGHPPPVLLHLGGRAEVLRVPPGAPIGVGGVDFEAVELDAPAGGTLLLYTDGLVESRLRDVWTGIEQLREKLAATAQLTGPDHPPPLEALCDEVLDMLGPGDRDDDIALLAARFDGIAPSDVAYWFLEPEEMAPGRARRLARHALSRWGLEELTDSVELLISEVVTNAVRYATRPVTLRLLRTDVLRCEVTDDVPQLPRLRQARATDEGGRGLYLVNRLAKRWGATRLSAGKVVWFELNQT; from the coding sequence ATGGATTCGACACGCGTGACGGAGCACCCCACCTCCCACGAGCGCCCTCAGAGCGGCGCCGGCCCCACGGACCCCCGAGGGGCGCTCCTGCGTACCCAGGAGCCGTCGCGCACCGCGCCCGCCCCGGCCTTGCCGGCACAGGCACGCATGGGTGACGCGGCGGCCGAGCCGGGCACCGCGACCCCGTGCGCGAAGAGCGGACAGGCCGGGCAGGCCCCCTCGGAGCACGCCCAGCCGACGCTCTCCGAGCACTCGCAGCCCGCGTCCGCCGAGTCCGACCCGCACCGCCCGCGGCCCGCGCCGGAGACCATCCCGGCGCAACCCGGCGGCGAGGGCGACCGCTCGGGCGGCACCGGCGGCGGTCTGGAGCGGCGCGGAGGACAGGGCGTGCCGCCCGGCGCCCCCATGCCCATGCGGCGGGACGGCGACCGGCTGCGCTTCGTGGGCGCCGCGACCCGGCGGATCGCCCGGGGCATAGACCTCGACGAGATCGTGATGGGGCTGTGCCGGGCCACCGTGCCGACGTTCTCGGACGCGATCCTCGTGTATCTGCGCGAGCCGCTGCCGGTCGGCGACGAGCGGCCCACCGGGCCCATGGTGCTGCGCCTGCGCCGCACCGACCGGATCCCGGAGGAGCGGGACACCGAGGGCGGCTTCATGCCGGTGTTCCAGCCCGAGCCTGTCGACCTGGCCGTGGTGACCGCCGAGCAGTGCGAGGTACGGCCCGGCGGAGCGCTCGCCGAGGTGCTGCGGGGCGTACGGCCGGTCTTCGCGGACGCCCCCGCCGCGCACGACGCGCTGCCCGAACTGCTGGGGCCGGACGCCGAACTGACGGTGCCGACGGGCCAGCGGGCGATTCTCGCTCCGCTGCGCGGTCGGCGCCGGGTGATCGGCGCGGCGGTCTTCCTGCGGCGCCCGGAGCGGATGGCGTTCGAGCAGGACGACCTGCTGGTCGCCGCCCAGCTCGCCACGCACAGCGCGCTCGGCATCGACAAGGCGGTGCTGTACGGCCGAGAGGCGTACATCGCCGACGAGTTGCAGCGCACGATGCTGCCGGAGGCCCTGCCGCGCTGCACCGGCGTACGGCTCGCGCACCGGTATCTGCCGGCCGCCGAGACCGCGCGGGTCGGCGGTGACTGGTACGACGCGATTCCCCTGCCGGGAAGCCGGGTCGCCCTGGTGGTGGGGGACGTCATGGGGCACTCCATGACGTCGGCCGCGATCATGGGCCAGCTACGGACGACCGCGCAGACCCTCGCCGGGCTGGATCTGCCGCCGCAGGAGGTGCTGCACCACCTCGACGAGCAGGCGCAGCGGCTGGGGACGGACCGCATGGCGACATGTCTGTACGCCGTGTACGACCCGGTCACGCACCGGATCACCATCGCCAACGCGGGGCATCCGCCACCGGTGCTGCTGCATCTGGGCGGGCGTGCCGAGGTGCTGCGGGTGCCGCCGGGTGCGCCGATCGGTGTGGGCGGGGTGGACTTCGAGGCGGTGGAGCTGGACGCGCCGGCCGGGGGCACGCTGCTGCTGTACACCGACGGGCTCGTGGAGTCCCGGCTCAGGGACGTGTGGACCGGCATAGAGCAACTGCGGGAGAAGCTGGCCGCGACCGCGCAGCTGACCGGTCCGGACCATCCGCCGCCGCTGGAAGCGCTCTGCGACGAGGTGCTCGACATGCTCGGCCCGGGGGACCGGGACGACGACATCGCGCTGCTCGCCGCGCGGTTCGACGGGATCGCTCCCAGCGATGTCGCGTACTGGTTCCTGGAGCCGGAGGAGATGGCTCCGGGGCGGGCCCGGCGGCTGGCGCGGCACGCGCTGTCCCGTTGGGGGCTCGAGGAGTTGACCGACTCGGTCGAACTGCTGATCAGTGAGGTCGTCACCAACGCGGTGCGGTACGCGACCCGGCCCGTGACCCTGCGGCTGCTGCGGACCGATGTGCTGCGGTGCGAGGTGACCGACGACGTGCCTCAGCTGCCCCGGTTGCGGCAGGCTCGGGCGACGGACGAGGGGGGCCGTGGGCTCTACCTGGTCAACCGGCTGGCCAAGCGGTGGGGCGCTACTCGGCTGAGTGCGGGGAAGGTCGTCTGGTTCGAGTTGAACCAGACGTGA
- a CDS encoding PadR family transcriptional regulator, protein MSIGHTLLGLLESGPRHGYDLKRAFDEKFGHDRPLHYGQVYSTMSRLLKNGLVEVDGIEPGGGPERKRYAITEAGITDVQRWLATPEKPEPYLQSTLYTKVVLALLTGRNAADLLDTQRSEHLRMMRILTDRKRKGDLADQLICDHALFHLEADLRWLELTAARLGKLAEVVIR, encoded by the coding sequence ATGTCCATCGGTCACACCCTCCTGGGACTCCTGGAGTCCGGGCCCCGACACGGTTACGACCTGAAGCGGGCCTTCGACGAGAAGTTCGGTCACGACCGGCCGCTGCACTACGGCCAGGTCTACTCGACGATGTCGCGGCTGCTGAAGAACGGCCTCGTCGAGGTCGACGGCATCGAGCCCGGCGGCGGCCCCGAGCGCAAGCGGTACGCGATCACCGAGGCCGGCATCACGGATGTCCAGCGGTGGCTCGCGACGCCCGAGAAGCCGGAGCCGTATCTGCAGTCGACCCTCTACACGAAGGTCGTCCTCGCCCTGCTCACCGGCCGGAACGCGGCCGACCTCCTCGACACCCAGCGTTCCGAGCACCTGCGCATGATGCGCATCCTCACCGACCGCAAACGCAAGGGCGATCTGGCCGACCAGCTGATCTGCGACCACGCCCTGTTCCATCTGGAGGCCGACCTGCGGTGGCTGGAGCTGACCGCCGCCCGGCTGGGCAAACTGGCAGAGGTGGTGATCCGATGA
- a CDS encoding class II fumarate hydratase → MSDYRVEHDSMGEVRVPADAKWRAQTQRAVENFPISGQRVERAHIEALARIKGAAAKVNAELGVLDKDVAEAIQDAAGEVAEGRWDEHFPVDVFQTGSGTSSNMNTNEVIATLATERLGRDVHPNDHVNASQSSNDVFPSSIHVAATAAVTRDLVPALDHLATALSRKAEEFADVVKSGRTHLMDATPVTLGQEFAGYAAQVRYGIERLEASLPRLAELPLGGTAVGTGINTPPGFAAAVIAEVARATGLPLTEARDHFEAQGARDGIVETSGQLRTIAVSLTKIANDLRWMASGPRTGLAEISLPDLQPGSSIMPGKVNPVIPEAVLMVAAQVTGNDTTVTVAGASGNFELNVMLPVIARNVLESIRLLANVSRLLADRTVDGIVAHRERAREYAESSPSVVTPLNKYIGYEEAAKVAKKALAERRTIREVVLESGYVERGALTPEQLDEALDVLRMTRP, encoded by the coding sequence ATGAGTGACTACCGCGTCGAACACGACTCCATGGGCGAGGTCCGCGTGCCGGCGGACGCCAAGTGGCGGGCCCAGACACAGCGGGCGGTCGAGAACTTCCCGATCTCGGGGCAGCGCGTCGAGCGCGCCCACATCGAGGCGCTGGCCCGGATCAAGGGCGCCGCCGCGAAGGTGAACGCCGAACTGGGCGTGCTCGACAAGGACGTGGCCGAGGCGATCCAGGACGCGGCCGGGGAGGTCGCGGAGGGGCGCTGGGACGAGCACTTCCCGGTGGACGTGTTCCAGACCGGGTCCGGGACCTCGTCGAACATGAACACCAACGAGGTCATCGCCACGCTGGCGACCGAGCGGCTCGGCCGGGACGTGCACCCGAACGACCACGTCAACGCCTCGCAGTCGTCCAACGACGTCTTCCCCTCCTCGATCCACGTCGCCGCCACCGCCGCCGTCACCCGTGACCTCGTCCCGGCGCTCGACCACCTCGCCACCGCCCTCTCCCGCAAGGCGGAGGAGTTCGCGGACGTCGTGAAGTCCGGTCGTACGCATCTCATGGACGCCACACCGGTCACTCTCGGCCAGGAGTTCGCCGGGTACGCGGCCCAGGTGCGGTACGGCATCGAGCGGTTGGAGGCGTCCCTCCCCCGGCTCGCCGAACTCCCCCTCGGCGGTACGGCCGTCGGGACCGGGATCAACACGCCGCCCGGGTTCGCCGCCGCCGTCATCGCCGAGGTCGCGCGGGCCACCGGACTGCCCCTCACCGAGGCCCGCGACCACTTCGAGGCGCAGGGCGCGCGGGACGGGATCGTCGAGACGTCCGGGCAGCTCCGTACGATCGCGGTGTCCCTCACCAAGATCGCCAACGATCTGCGGTGGATGGCGTCCGGACCGCGCACCGGCCTCGCGGAGATCTCCCTGCCCGACCTCCAGCCGGGCTCCTCGATCATGCCCGGCAAGGTCAACCCGGTGATCCCGGAGGCCGTCCTCATGGTCGCCGCCCAGGTCACGGGGAACGACACGACGGTCACCGTGGCGGGCGCGTCCGGCAACTTCGAGCTGAACGTCATGCTGCCGGTCATCGCCAGGAACGTGCTCGAATCGATCCGTCTGCTCGCGAACGTCTCGCGGCTGCTCGCCGACCGGACCGTGGACGGGATCGTCGCGCACCGGGAGCGGGCCCGGGAGTACGCCGAGTCCTCGCCGTCCGTGGTCACCCCGCTCAACAAGTACATCGGATACGAGGAGGCAGCGAAGGTCGCCAAGAAGGCGCTGGCCGAGCGGAGGACGATCCGGGAGGTCGTCCTGGAGAGCGGGTACGTGGAGCGCGGCGCGCTCACCCCGGAGCAGCTCGACGAGGCCCTGGACGTCCTCAGGATGACGCGCCCGTGA